From the Montipora capricornis isolate CH-2021 chromosome 2, ASM3666992v2, whole genome shotgun sequence genome, one window contains:
- the LOC138038246 gene encoding uncharacterized protein codes for MRISAYLSGNLIENILGFIVNTGKSNLEPSQSLIFLGFIVNSQKMLLILPDHKVLKIKNACQSLLKQKVASLSDVAHVTGLLVSAFPAINYLELYYKSIEFCKSHLLHLGASFDDTVTLSDQAKLDLAWVIDNLDQYNGKCLHEMPISLFIESDASNTGWGAHCNGVATGGPWSRSEIDLHINHLELLAAFYALQSFVPQYKSAAHIRLKVDNSTAVACINNFGSIRSPSLNTLSRTIWDWCISRKIHISAVSIPGVDNTVADVMSRQNSDKLEWALNCSVFQRLSSLVFKPDIDLFASRLNKQLPVFISWHPEPNCYAVDAFSTLWTPFKCYAFPPFCLIPRVLEKMEREHVDQFLLIAPVWPTQSWYPLLLRTSYRTPILLPQDPQLLHLAHSNKLHPLHDRLQLAAWILSANSCRQVDFRHRLLNSSVPHGPKGLRNSTSLYGRLGVAGVIRGTSIPFRVMQSI; via the exons ATGCGTATTTCAGCATACCTATCTGGCAACCTCATAGAAAATATCTTAG GTTTTATTGTCAATACTGGAAAGTCTAACTTAGAACCAAGTCAGTCTCTGAtctttcttggttttatagTCAATTCTCAAAAAATGCTATTGATTTTGCCAGACCATAAGGTTCTTAAAATCAAGAATGCCTGCCAGTCCCTTTTGAAGCAAAAGGTAGCCTCCTTATCGGATGTAGCTCATGTTACAGGCCTCTTGGTGTCAGCCTTCCCTGCTATTAACTATCTTGAGCTGTATTACAAATCAATTGAGTTTTGTAAGTCCCATCTACTCCACCTGGGGGCTTCGTTTGATGATACTGTTACCCTCAGTGATCAAGCAAAGCTAGATCTTGCATGGGTCATTGACAATTTAGACCAATACAATGGCAAATGTTTGCATGAAATGCCTATTTCTTTGTTCATTGAAAGTGATGCTAGTAATACTGGTTGGGGGGCCCACTGTAACGGTGTTGCTACAGGTGGGCCATGGTCTCGGTCAGAAATTGATCTTCACATCAATCACCTTGAGTTACTAGCTGCTTTTTACGCACTTCAGTCATTTGTTCCGCAGTATAAGTCTGCTGCACACATCAGACTGAAAGTGGATAATTCAACTGCAGTAGCTTGTATCAATAATTTTGGCAGCATAAGGTCCCCTTCTTTAAATACTTTGTCTAGAACTATTTGGGACTGGTGTATATCTAGGAAGATTCACATTTCTGCAGTATCTATTCCGGGAGTTGACAATACAGTAGCAGATGTCATGTCCAGGCAAAATTCTGACAAGCTAGAATGGGCACTAAATTGTTCAGTCTTCCAGCGTTTGTCCTCTTTGGTTTTCAAACCAGACATTGATCTGTTTGCCAGTAGGCTTAACAAGCAATTACCAGTTTTTATATCTTGGCATCCAGAACCTAACTGCTATGCTGTAGATGCATTTAGTACTTTATGGACACCATTTAAATGCTATGCTTTTCCTCCTTTCTGTCTAATCCCTAGAGTGCTAGAAAAGATGGAAAGAGAGCATGTGGACCAGTTTCTCCTAATTGCACCAGTATGGCCAACGCAAAGCTGGTACCCCCTCCTTCTGAGAACGTCATACAGGACACCAATACTTCTACCTCAAGATCCTCAACTCTTACACCTGGCTCACTCCAACAAGCTTCATCCTCTGCACGACAGACTCCAACTTGCCGCATGGATCTTATCAGCCAACAGCTGCAGGCAGGTGGACTTTCGACACAGGCTACTGAACTCATCTGTGCCTCATGGACCAAAGGGACTGAGAAACAGTACAAGCCTGTATGGAAGACTTGGAGTAGCTGGTGTGATCAGAGGCACATCAATCCCCTTCAGGGTAATGCAGTCCATTTAG
- the LOC138037761 gene encoding uncharacterized protein, protein MDKALNESTNISTLEASDVNMPEAGEKLEANDNIDDFEVDIEDLKSQLGLHELFSSMESMKSLISQVTASKRPASGPLVANLAKRSLAAAADESQPTRVASVTDAGSFDPSQPISCTDTTAEAAELDLPSIFDDSDAKGPKVSEVLALRVNEACTKKALDSKLKEIEAKYKAPENCDFLCVPKVNLEFWFELARQARTKDLALQEAQRGITKGVQPVIELVEKILNAQKTKSELKPDSFTTPLVDAITLLCNASFRLSLVRRETMREFVNPSYRSLCSKNTPPGKWLFGDELPKQIKEIAEVNKMAKKLGPSQTSPGTRRGDKRNTSGRGSSFNQGQGRKVYFLGSRNRSNTTHYRRDPKSNPHSLTATKQHSSQ, encoded by the coding sequence ATGGACAAGGCACTCAACGAGTCTACAAATATATCTACGCTCGAAGCGAGCGATGTGAACATGCCCGAAGCGGGCGAGAAACTCGAAGCGAATGACAACATCGACGATTTTGAGGTTGATATTGAAGACCTTAAAAGCCAGTTGGGGTTGCACGAACTGTTTTCGTCAATGGAGTCAATGAAGTCTCTTATCTCCCAAGTAACAGCTTCGAAAAGGCCAGCTTCTGGACCTTTAGTTGCTAACCTGGCCAAACGAAGTTTAGCAGCGGCGGCTGACGAGTCACAACCAACACGTGTCGCCAGCGTGACTGATGCTGGCTCTTTCGACCCCTCACAACCCATTTCATGTACTGATACAACTGCTGAAGCAGCAGAGCTGGACCTGCCATCAATCTTTGATGACTCGGATGCGAAAGGTCCCAAAGTGAGTGAGGTCTTAGCCTTAAGAGTAAATGAGGCTTGTACGAAAAAAGCATTGGATTCCAAGCTGAAGGAAATTGAGGCTAAGTACAAAGCACCCGAAAATTGTGATTTCTTGTGTGTACCAAAGGTCAACCTTGAATTCTGGTTTGAGTTAGCCAGGCAGGCAAGGACCAAGGATCTTGCACTGCAAGAGGCCCAGAGAGGTATTACCAAGGGAGTACAGCCAGTTATTGAGTTAGTAGAAAAGATCTTGAACGCTCAAAAGACCAAGTCGGAATTGAAGCCCGACTCCTTCACTACTCCTCTCGTTGATGCTATTACATTACTTTGCAATGCATCATTCAGACTTTCCCTTGTAAGAAGGGAAACAATGAGAGAATTCGTGAATCCCAGCTACCGCTCTTTATGCAGCAAGAATACTCCTCCTGGGAAATGGCTTTTTGGAGATGAGCTGCCTAAACAGATCAAAGAAATTGCGGAGGTGAACAAAATGGCCAAGAAACTCGGCCCTAGTCAGACCTCTCCTGGAACAAGGCGTGgagataaaagaaatacatcTGGTCGTGGTTCTAGCTTCAACCAGGGTCAAGGCCGAAAAGTATATTTTTTAGGCTCAAGGAATCGCAGCAACACCACTCACTACAGGAGGGATCCCAAGAGCAACCCACATTCCTTGACAGCTACAAAGCAGCACTCCTCCCAGTAG